Below is a window of Pseudodesulfovibrio sp. 5S69 DNA.
TCTGCATGACCTCCTTGGTGCTGAAGACCGCAATCTTGGTTTCGGCGAAGGCCGCGGCCTGGAGCAGGAAGACGAAGCAAATGGCAAACAGACAGATCTTTTTCATTGTATGACTCCTTGACTGATTGAAGGCAATGTCGGGTTAAAATTGCTGGCCCATGATCAACTCGAAGGTGTGTTGCTTCGAGTCGGCCAGATCATCCAGTGCGTAAGCATAGATCAGGCCCACGGGACCAATGGGGGAATACCAGTTGATGCCGGCGCCGACGCTCTTGTAGAGGCCGAGCGAGGGCTTGCCCACGCTGCCGCGCTCCACGGACTCGAACCACCGCTCGTCTTCCTTCCAGGAGTTGCCGGCGTCGAAGAAGCCCAAGGCCACGATGCCGAGTTCCTTGCTGATCGGACGCTTAAGTTCGAGGTTCGTGTAGAAGGCCTTGACGCCGCCGACGGCGGCATCGGAATCCGGCCCTTCGGTCGGCGTGATCAGGTAATTGGAATAGCCGCGAACCGTGTACACGCCGCCGAGGTCGAACCGCTGTGCGGTGGGCACATCGTCGCCGCCGAAATTCTTGTGCAGGTAGCCGGCCCAGAACTTGGAGTGGAAGACGACCTGTTCAAGCACCGGCTGCCACCATTCGAACTCACCGATGTATTTGATGAAATTATCGGTACCGCCGAGGGGGCCGCCGCCAAACAAGATGCTCAGCTTCGCACGGGTGCCCGTGGTGGTGTCGCGGAAATCGTCACGGGTGTCGCGCGTGACCGTACCGGCGACCACGGAGGCCAGATGCGACCCCTCGTCGTCCTTGATGTCCTGGGAAGCGCTGTCGGAGACGTCGGTGATCTCGTATGCCTCCAGGTTGTAGTCCCACTGGAGCTTGGTATATTCCCCGATGGGATAGAAGAAGTTCACCGTGCCGCCGTTACCGGAGATGTTGTACTGCGCATAATCCGTTGTCCGGGAGTAGAGTTTGCTGCCGAAGCCGAGATCGGTGTCGTTGATGTGCGGGTTGGTGAAATGGAGGACGTACTCGGTGCTGGACCCGCCGATCTGGCCGTTGAAGCCCACGTTGTAGCCGCGGCCGAACAGGTTCTTTTCGGAGATTTCGCCGCCGAAGAATACGCCGTCATAGGTGGAGTAGCCCACGCCGCCGCTGATCTTGCCGGTGGCCTTGTCCTTGACCTTGACCACCAGATCCATCTCCTCCGGGTTGCCCGTGGGCACCGGAGCGATGTCCACCTTCTCGAAGAAGTCGAGGTTGGTCAGCCGTTGGCTGGAGCGCTTGAGTTTTTCGCCGCTGAATTGATCGCCGTCGGCCAGGCGCATCTCGCGCAGAATGACGTTGTCCCTGGTGACCGTGTTGCCTTCAATGAGCACCCTGCGGATGTGCACCCGCTGGTGTTTGCTGATGTTGTAGACCACGTTGACGACCTTGGTCTCGGGGTCGTCCTCGAGCTTCACGCCCACGTCGGCGTAGGCGTAGCCGTAATCATTGTAGTACGAGGTCAGGGCCGAGATATCCTCCCTGAGGATGAGCCGGTCGAAGTACTGGCCTTCCGTCTTGAGTTCGTCGATCTTGGTCACCTGGAGAAGCTTGGACGGGTCCTCGATGAGATCGCCGGTAAAGGAGGTGTCACCCATCTTGTAACGGTCGCCTTCCCATACCTTGTAGATGACGTCGATACCGTCGTCCTTGATCTCAACCTCGGGCTGGCCGACCTTGGCGGTCAAAAAGCCCTTGGACTGGTAATAGGCCATGATGGCGGCGGCGTCGCGGTCGAGGAGTTCCTCCTTGAGCACGCCGGAGTCGTCGATCCAGGAGAGCCAGCCGCGCTCCTTGAGGGCCAGGACGCCCTTGATGTCGTCGGGGTCGAGCTGCTTGGCACCGTCGATGATGACGTGCTCGATATAGAGCTGCGGCCCCTCGTCGATGACGAAGGTCAGCCGGGCGATGCCGGTGCCCGCATCCTCGATCTCCTGGGTGACGTTGGCCTTGTAGTAGCCTTCCTTGCGGTACATCTCCCGGATGACGCGGATGTCGTCGGACAGGACCTTGGGGTTGATGACGCTGCCCTTCTTGGTGGACACCGCTTCGAGGATGTCGGCGGAGTCGATCTCCTTGGCCCCGCGCACGCCGATGGCTTGGATGCGCGGTTTCTCCTTGACTACGAAGATGACCTTCTTGCCGTCCTCGACGTCCTCAACCCGGACGCGGACATCGTCGAAATAACCGAGGTCGTAAACGTTCTTCAGCGCGGTGTTGATGGACTTGGGGGTGATCATGTCGCCTTTCTGCATGGTCATGCGCATGAGAACCACGTCCTTGTCCAGGACCTTGGTGCCCTCCACGTCGATCTCGGAAACAATGTCCAGGCGCAGGAGGTCCATGCGCATGCGGTCCACCAGGGCGTCCACGGCGGGCAGCAGGTTGATCAGCCCCTTTTTGGTAACGGAAAGCTTCTTGCCCGGCCCCTTGGCGTAGGCGTCGACCAGGCGGGCATCGATGGTCAGGTTCTCCCCGATCTGGTTCAGGGAGCCGTAGACGGAAAATTGGGCCCCTGACAACAGGGCGATTTCGCGGGCCCTGTCCGGGTCGAATTGGGTGTACCCTTTGTCAGTCAACACCCGGCCAACCTCTTCGGGCGCGACGACCTTGAATCCGGCCTCCTTCAGCCGGTCGGTCAGCAGCTCGGGCAGGCTGTCCTTGAGATAACTCAGGTCGTCGCCAGCATTGACCTCGAAGGGCAGCACGGCGACGGAAACGTCCTGGTTGAGCTTTTCGGCGGCATGGCCCGTTGCAGCGGCCAGCAGGACGAAGACGGCGACCATCCCCATCGCCAGACCGCGAGCGAGATTACTGAGCATAGAGTTCTCCTGAACGCAGTTCGAAGCGCCGATGCATCATCGCTGCGAGTTCCGGATTATGTGTCACGACGATAAAGGTCATACCCAATTCATTGTTAAGCGAAGTCAGCAGCTTGCCGATTCTGGAGCCGTTTTCCTCGTCGAGGTTGCCCGTGGGTTCGTCCGCAAGGAGGACCTTGGGACGAAGGAGGATGGCCCTGGCAATGGCCGCCCGCTGCCTTTCTCCGCCCGAGAGGGTCGTTACCTTGTGTTCAAGCCTGTGCGCAAGTCCAACCATGTCGAGGGCCTCCCGTGCCATGCGCAACCCCTGGCTGCGCCCCTTCCCGGCAATGAAGGCGGGCATCGCCACGTTCTCCAACGTGGAGAACTCGGGCAGGAGATGATGGAACTGGAAGACGAACCCTATTTCCTTGTTCCGCAATTCCGCCCGCTCCCTGTCTCCCAAGGTGCCGAGATCGACACCGTTCAAATAAATCTTTCCGCTGGTCACGGTGTCCAGCGTGCCGAGCATGTGCAGCAGCGTGGTCTTGCCGGACCCCGACGCCCCCAGAATGGCTAGGGACTCGCCACGGGGAATTTCCAGATCGACATTGCGGAGTACGCGGACCACTTCGGATGGCCCGTCGAACTCCTTGCTGACGTCAATCAGTTGGTATATCGCCTCCCTACTCATAACGCAAGGCCTCCGACGGACTCAACCCCGCAGCCCGGCGGGCGGGATAAATGGTGGCCACGAAACAGAGCAGGAACGCGGCGGCGCCGATGGTGAACAGGTCGAGCGCCTCCAGACGGACCGGCAGGTAATCCACGGGATAGACGTTGCTCGGCAGTTTGATGAACTGGTATTCCTTGAGCAGCAGGCTGAGCGGCACCCCGATAAGGAAGCCGATGAGCGTCCCGGCCAGCCCGATGAACGTTCCCTGGAACATGAAGATGTTGCGGATGCTCTTTTTGTCCGCGCCCAGCGACATGAGCACGGCGATGTCCTTGGTCTTCTGGATGACCAGCATGACCAGGGTGGTCACGATGGAGAAGGAGCCGACCAGAACGATCATGGCCAGGATGATGAACATGGCCGTCTTCTCGAGCTCTAATGCAGCGAAAAGGTTGGCGTTCATCTCCTGCCAGTTGCGCACGAAGACCGAAAACGACGATATCTTGTCGCGCAGGTCGTTGGAAATCTTCTTCACGTTGTAGACGTCGTTCACGCTGATTTCGAGCCCTGAGACCACGTCGCCCTTAAAGCCAAGCAATTGGCGCGCGGCCGGGATACTGACGTACCCCATGGAAGAATCGTATTCGAACATGCCGGTGCGGAAGATGCCGGCCACGGTGAAGCGGCGCACCTTGGGCGTGAACCCGGCCGCACTGGACCGTCCCGAAGGCGAGAGCAGGTTGACCAGTGACCCTTCGGTCAGGCCGAGCCGCTTGGCCAGTTCCGAACCGATGATGATTCCGGGGAAGTCTCCGGAGTCGTTCAGGCGAGAGACGCTGCCGCTGATCATGTCCTTGGACAGGGACAGGACCGAGGAGGAGGTGGACGGATCTATACCGCGCAGGACCACGCCCTTGACCCCGGTACGGGTGGAGAGCATGACCTCGGAATAGACGAAGGGCGTCACACCCGTGACGCCCGGAACCTGTTTCGCCTCGTCGGCCAGTTCCTGATAATCGCTGATGCCGCCGCGCATGGACGTGACCAAAATATGCGCGTTGACGCCGAGAATCTTGTCCCGCAGGTCGGTCGAGAACCCGTTCATCACCCCGATGACCACGA
It encodes the following:
- the bamA gene encoding outer membrane protein assembly factor BamA, producing MLSNLARGLAMGMVAVFVLLAAATGHAAEKLNQDVSVAVLPFEVNAGDDLSYLKDSLPELLTDRLKEAGFKVVAPEEVGRVLTDKGYTQFDPDRAREIALLSGAQFSVYGSLNQIGENLTIDARLVDAYAKGPGKKLSVTKKGLINLLPAVDALVDRMRMDLLRLDIVSEIDVEGTKVLDKDVVLMRMTMQKGDMITPKSINTALKNVYDLGYFDDVRVRVEDVEDGKKVIFVVKEKPRIQAIGVRGAKEIDSADILEAVSTKKGSVINPKVLSDDIRVIREMYRKEGYYKANVTQEIEDAGTGIARLTFVIDEGPQLYIEHVIIDGAKQLDPDDIKGVLALKERGWLSWIDDSGVLKEELLDRDAAAIMAYYQSKGFLTAKVGQPEVEIKDDGIDVIYKVWEGDRYKMGDTSFTGDLIEDPSKLLQVTKIDELKTEGQYFDRLILREDISALTSYYNDYGYAYADVGVKLEDDPETKVVNVVYNISKHQRVHIRRVLIEGNTVTRDNVILREMRLADGDQFSGEKLKRSSQRLTNLDFFEKVDIAPVPTGNPEEMDLVVKVKDKATGKISGGVGYSTYDGVFFGGEISEKNLFGRGYNVGFNGQIGGSSTEYVLHFTNPHINDTDLGFGSKLYSRTTDYAQYNISGNGGTVNFFYPIGEYTKLQWDYNLEAYEITDVSDSASQDIKDDEGSHLASVVAGTVTRDTRDDFRDTTTGTRAKLSILFGGGPLGGTDNFIKYIGEFEWWQPVLEQVVFHSKFWAGYLHKNFGGDDVPTAQRFDLGGVYTVRGYSNYLITPTEGPDSDAAVGGVKAFYTNLELKRPISKELGIVALGFFDAGNSWKEDERWFESVERGSVGKPSLGLYKSVGAGINWYSPIGPVGLIYAYALDDLADSKQHTFELIMGQQF
- a CDS encoding ABC transporter ATP-binding protein, producing the protein MSREAIYQLIDVSKEFDGPSEVVRVLRNVDLEIPRGESLAILGASGSGKTTLLHMLGTLDTVTSGKIYLNGVDLGTLGDRERAELRNKEIGFVFQFHHLLPEFSTLENVAMPAFIAGKGRSQGLRMAREALDMVGLAHRLEHKVTTLSGGERQRAAIARAILLRPKVLLADEPTGNLDEENGSRIGKLLTSLNNELGMTFIVVTHNPELAAMMHRRFELRSGELYAQ
- a CDS encoding lipoprotein-releasing ABC transporter permease subunit; the protein is MRFETFVALRYLFALRKQSFISVISLFAICGVAIGVGALIVVIGVMNGFSTDLRDKILGVNAHILVTSMRGGISDYQELADEAKQVPGVTGVTPFVYSEVMLSTRTGVKGVVLRGIDPSTSSSVLSLSKDMISGSVSRLNDSGDFPGIIIGSELAKRLGLTEGSLVNLLSPSGRSSAAGFTPKVRRFTVAGIFRTGMFEYDSSMGYVSIPAARQLLGFKGDVVSGLEISVNDVYNVKKISNDLRDKISSFSVFVRNWQEMNANLFAALELEKTAMFIILAMIVLVGSFSIVTTLVMLVIQKTKDIAVLMSLGADKKSIRNIFMFQGTFIGLAGTLIGFLIGVPLSLLLKEYQFIKLPSNVYPVDYLPVRLEALDLFTIGAAAFLLCFVATIYPARRAAGLSPSEALRYE